Proteins encoded in a region of the Massilia sp. UMI-21 genome:
- a CDS encoding AraC family transcriptional regulator, producing the protein MPQPCSIASPGTDRGRVTGAYLQPLLDAAAAHGIDAGRLAQAAGLGPALPGAESLAARDYLALLDAGARLGEDPHFGLHVGERVRPGTFSVYGLVLMACRDFGQALEQTQRYEQLAHDLGRSHLALDGADALYGWTSHYPAASRHLVESVFAGIRVFGSWLAGRPLVPREIAFTHRSDAAAGEYLRVLGVQPRFGAPANLARFDAALLAAPVPNADPSLYPVLRGHAERLLNERCAAGAGLAAQVRAAVIRALPHGGARLPAVAALLGLSPRTLQRKLADAGCSFQEVLDGARYALARDYLRQRELSLVDIAFLLGYQEQSAFSHAFREWSGVNPGAWRDTASCDTRPEGLL; encoded by the coding sequence ATGCCACAGCCTTGTTCGATTGCGTCACCCGGCACGGATCGCGGCCGGGTGACCGGCGCCTACCTGCAGCCGCTGCTCGACGCCGCTGCCGCGCACGGCATCGATGCCGGACGCCTGGCGCAGGCGGCGGGCCTGGGCCCTGCCCTGCCGGGCGCGGAGTCGCTGGCGGCGCGCGACTACCTGGCCTTGCTCGATGCCGGCGCGCGCCTGGGCGAGGACCCGCACTTCGGCCTGCACGTCGGCGAGCGGGTCCGGCCCGGCACCTTCTCGGTCTACGGCCTGGTGCTGATGGCCTGCCGCGACTTCGGCCAGGCCCTGGAGCAGACGCAGCGCTACGAGCAGCTTGCCCATGACCTCGGCCGCTCGCACCTGGCGCTGGACGGGGCGGACGCGCTGTACGGCTGGACCAGCCACTATCCGGCCGCCTCGCGCCACCTGGTGGAAAGCGTGTTCGCCGGCATCCGCGTATTCGGCAGCTGGCTGGCCGGCCGGCCGCTCGTCCCGCGTGAGATCGCCTTTACCCACCGTAGCGATGCGGCGGCGGGCGAGTACCTGCGCGTGCTCGGTGTGCAGCCGCGGTTCGGCGCGCCCGCCAACCTGGCCCGCTTCGACGCCGCCCTGCTGGCGGCGCCCGTGCCGAACGCCGATCCGAGCCTGTACCCGGTGCTGCGCGGGCACGCGGAGCGCCTGCTGAACGAGCGCTGCGCGGCCGGCGCCGGCCTGGCGGCGCAGGTGCGCGCGGCCGTGATCCGCGCCTTGCCCCATGGCGGGGCGCGCTTGCCGGCCGTGGCCGCGCTGCTCGGCCTGTCGCCGCGCACCCTGCAGCGCAAGCTGGCCGATGCCGGCTGCAGCTTCCAGGAAGTGCTCGACGGCGCCCGCTACGCCCTGGCCCGGGACTACCTGCGCCAGCGCGAGCTGAGCCTGGTGGATATCGCCTTCCTGCTGGGCTACCAGGAGCAGAGCGCCTTCAGCCACGCGTTCCGCGAGTGGTCGGGCGTGAATCCGGGCGCCTGGCGCGACACGGCTTCGTGCGACACCCGGCCGGAAGGCCTGCTGTAA
- a CDS encoding mechanosensitive ion channel family protein — protein sequence MRFTFPSFLRSLLLAWILLASMAMASPVLATAPDTAAPAAAAQADLLGRETPRSTISGLIKALAEHDYDRAAQYFDLPADSPRKRAAATAKAREFQALLDSGGSLQPYAILSNDGTGSISDELPLDRERVGEVRIKDKKIPILLSRGEEDGLQIWRISRDTVDSISSAAGRTASAPGAQRSELLVAGAPLKDWGMLVGLGVMIFGSLWAVSTILVAIMRRLVADPAGNGLYRFFEAALPPLSLLIAVFVFFEWAEQLPVAIVARQTLLRYTGILSLIAFVWFGLRLVDALARLAITRMQRRGRRQVVSVITLLRRTAKVLLLLFFGIGLLDTFGIDVTTGIAALGIGGIALALGAQKTVENLVGSVTVIADRPAQVGDFIKVGDVIGTVEDIGIRSSRIRTLDRTLVTIPNGDFSARQIENFAARDSFLFRPVIALDYRTPAGRIEEAIGVIREVLHGHEKIAAGARANMLAIGPRSYDIEVFAYINVTDFDASVLVREALLLSIIRRLDEAGFAFGFPAQTVMLAPDQLAAIKPAPAA from the coding sequence ATGCGTTTTACTTTCCCAAGCTTCCTGCGCTCCCTGTTGCTTGCCTGGATTTTGCTTGCGTCGATGGCGATGGCCTCCCCGGTCCTGGCGACCGCGCCCGACACCGCAGCCCCGGCCGCGGCCGCCCAGGCCGACCTGCTCGGCCGCGAAACGCCGCGCTCGACGATTTCCGGGCTGATCAAGGCACTGGCCGAGCACGACTACGACCGCGCCGCCCAATATTTCGACCTTCCCGCGGACAGTCCTCGCAAGCGCGCCGCCGCCACTGCCAAGGCGCGCGAATTCCAGGCGCTGCTCGACAGCGGCGGCTCGCTGCAACCGTATGCCATCCTGTCCAACGACGGGACCGGTTCGATCAGCGACGAACTGCCGCTGGACCGCGAGCGGGTCGGTGAAGTGAGGATCAAGGACAAGAAGATTCCCATCCTGCTGAGCCGGGGCGAAGAGGACGGATTGCAGATCTGGCGCATTTCGCGCGACACGGTGGACAGCATCTCGTCCGCGGCCGGCAGGACGGCCAGCGCGCCCGGCGCGCAACGCAGCGAGCTGCTGGTGGCCGGCGCCCCGCTGAAGGACTGGGGCATGCTGGTCGGTCTCGGCGTGATGATCTTCGGCAGCCTGTGGGCCGTGTCCACCATCCTGGTCGCCATCATGCGCCGCCTGGTGGCCGATCCCGCCGGCAACGGACTATACCGTTTCTTCGAGGCCGCGCTGCCGCCGCTCAGCCTCTTGATTGCCGTGTTCGTCTTCTTCGAATGGGCCGAACAGCTGCCGGTCGCGATCGTGGCGCGCCAGACTTTGCTGCGCTACACCGGCATCCTGTCGCTGATCGCCTTCGTCTGGTTCGGCCTGCGCCTGGTCGATGCCCTGGCCCGGCTAGCCATCACGCGCATGCAGCGACGCGGGCGGCGCCAGGTGGTATCCGTCATCACCCTGCTGCGCCGCACCGCCAAGGTATTGCTGCTGCTGTTCTTCGGGATCGGCCTGCTGGACACCTTCGGCATCGACGTCACCACCGGCATCGCGGCGCTGGGCATCGGCGGTATCGCGCTGGCGCTGGGCGCCCAGAAAACGGTGGAGAACCTGGTCGGCAGCGTCACCGTGATCGCCGACCGCCCGGCCCAGGTGGGCGACTTCATCAAGGTCGGGGACGTGATCGGCACCGTGGAAGACATCGGCATCCGCTCGAGCCGCATCCGGACCCTGGACCGCACCCTGGTCACCATCCCGAACGGCGATTTTTCCGCGCGCCAGATCGAGAACTTCGCGGCGCGCGACAGCTTCCTGTTCCGGCCGGTCATCGCGCTGGATTACCGCACGCCGGCCGGTCGGATCGAAGAAGCCATCGGCGTCATCAGGGAGGTGCTGCACGGGCATGAAAAGATCGCGGCGGGCGCGCGCGCCAACATGCTGGCGATCGGACCACGCTCCTACGACATCGAAGTGTTCGCCTACATCAACGTGACCGACTTCGATGCCAGCGTGCTGGTGCGCGAGGCGCTGCTGCTGTCGATCATCCGCCGCCTGGACGAGGCGGGCTTCGCCTTTGGCTTCCCGGCCCAGACCGTCATGCTCGCGCCCGACCAGCTCGCGGCCATCAAGCCCGCGCCGGCCGCCTGA
- a CDS encoding succinyldiaminopimelate transaminase, which produces MNPHLDQLHPYPFEQLRQLFSGVAPNTGYSPISLGIGEPKHPTPAFIEKALMHAMTGLASYPSTHGGEPLRAAIAGWLEHRYGIPAVDPATMVLPVNGSREALFAFAQCIVDARGGDALVMSPNPFYQIYEGAAYLSGATPYYVNSEPGRNFAPDFDSVPDAVWPRVQLLYVCSPGNPTGAVLTLEDWRRLFALSDRHGFAIAADECYSEIYFGATPPLGALEAAHQLGRSSGARPYTNLVVFSSLSKRSNVPGMRSGFVAGDPQLLKKFLLYRTYCGGAMSPPVQAASVAAWNDEQHVQENRALYREKFRLITPLLKEVMDVELPDAGFYLWADVRRTGLSDLAFARRLYAEYNVTVLPGSYLAREAHGLNPGRDRIRMALVASVDEGLEAANRIVEFCKKL; this is translated from the coding sequence GTGAATCCCCATCTCGACCAACTCCATCCCTACCCCTTCGAACAGTTGCGCCAGTTGTTCAGCGGCGTCGCCCCGAACACCGGCTACAGCCCGATCAGCCTGGGCATCGGCGAGCCGAAGCATCCCACGCCCGCCTTCATCGAAAAAGCCCTGATGCATGCGATGACGGGCCTGGCGTCCTACCCGAGCACCCACGGCGGCGAGCCGCTGCGCGCGGCGATCGCGGGCTGGCTGGAGCACCGCTACGGCATCCCGGCGGTCGACCCGGCCACGATGGTGCTGCCGGTGAACGGTTCGCGCGAGGCCTTGTTCGCCTTTGCCCAGTGCATCGTCGACGCCAGGGGAGGCGACGCGCTGGTGATGAGCCCCAACCCGTTCTACCAGATCTACGAAGGCGCGGCCTACCTGAGCGGCGCCACGCCCTATTACGTCAACTCGGAACCGGGGCGCAACTTCGCGCCCGACTTCGACAGCGTGCCCGATGCGGTCTGGCCGCGGGTCCAGCTGCTCTACGTCTGCTCGCCGGGCAACCCGACCGGGGCCGTGCTCACGCTCGAGGACTGGCGCCGGCTGTTCGCGCTGTCCGACCGCCACGGCTTCGCGATCGCCGCGGACGAGTGCTACTCCGAGATCTACTTCGGAGCCACGCCGCCGCTCGGTGCGCTGGAAGCGGCGCACCAGCTGGGCCGGAGCAGCGGCGCGCGTCCGTACACCAACCTGGTGGTGTTCTCGAGCCTGTCGAAGCGTTCCAACGTGCCGGGCATGCGCTCGGGCTTCGTGGCCGGCGACCCGCAGCTGCTGAAGAAATTCCTGCTGTACCGCACCTACTGCGGCGGCGCGATGTCGCCGCCGGTGCAGGCGGCGTCGGTCGCGGCCTGGAACGACGAGCAGCATGTGCAGGAAAACCGCGCGCTGTACCGCGAGAAGTTCAGGCTGATCACGCCGCTCCTGAAAGAAGTGATGGACGTCGAACTGCCGGATGCCGGCTTCTACCTGTGGGCCGACGTGCGCCGCACCGGCCTGTCGGACCTGGCATTCGCACGCCGTCTGTACGCCGAATATAATGTGACAGTTTTGCCGGGAAGTTATCTTGCACGCGAAGCGCACGGCCTCAACCCGGGCCGCGACCGCATCCGCATGGCGCTGGTTGCCAGCGTCGACGAAGGACTCGAAGCCGCCAACCGCATCGTCGAGTTCTGCAAGAAGCTGTAA